In Rosa rugosa chromosome 4, drRosRugo1.1, whole genome shotgun sequence, the genomic stretch ACGTCGATGGAAACGGTCCGCTTTAGAAAATTAAAGTTTTTTTCTCTACTTCATCTAGTTCAATATCCGACCCCTTTTTGTGGGGCGATTTGGTTTATTTTGGACCCCTGGTTCGGTTTATGCCCAACCCTACTTTTAAATACATGTCTTcgatttatttttatatttattaaggattaaattcagtttacccccctgaggtttgggggtaatttcatgttagtccctgtcctctcaatttaattaGTTTACCCCTCGAGGTTttcaattctcctcaaccgtgtccagtccgtccaatttggacgttaagtctgaaaaaaaaagtcactttaagggctaaaattgtcatttcaagtaaaaaaaaacaccatgacaatttttttttttttttttgtcatggttttttttaaaattttttatttctctctcattgaagaagaagaagaagaattttttttaattgtaatttcaaagaaaaaaaaccccatgacaaaaaaaaaattcttttttttttttctgtcatggtttttttttttttattctctcattgaagaagaagaagaagagaattaaaaaaaaaaaaaaaaaaaaaaaccatgaccaaaaaaaaaattcttcttcttcttcttcaatgacagagaattaaaaaaaaaacatgacaaaaaaaagaagaagaattgtttttgtcatggtgttttttttccttgaaatgacaatttttttaaaaaaatcttcttcttcttcttcaatgagagagaaataaatataaaaaaaaaaccatgataaaaaaaagaaagaagaagttttttttgtccttgttttttttccttgaaatgacaattttagcccttaaagtgggCTATTTTGTCAAACTTAAAGTCCAAATTAGAcggaatggacacggttgaggaaaattggaaagttcgaggggtaaactgattaaattaaGAAGAcagagactaacatgaaattacccccaaacctcaggagggtaaactgaatttaggaaaattctacaatgtgttaacgtatgacatgcatacaattgccttaaaagtggtaaaatgagtcttcaaaatagtaatattagtcctcaaagtgataacatgagtcctcaaagtggtaaattttcttagttaccacatgagtcctcaaaatagtaatattagtcctcaaagtggtaacatgagtccttaaagtggtaaattttcttagtttaccatatgagtgcTCAAAAtcgtaatattagtcctcaaagtggtaacatgagtccttaaagtggtaaaaatagttgatgtatgagaaatgttaacataccatagctttacccctgAATTTAATCCTAGCCTTTTATTAATTTATCTATTTCTGGTTTATTGTTGTCTACAATATTATAGTGTTTGATTTTAATATATTAGTACTCATTTGAGAATTGTACAATGTACACAAACTCCAATAAAAACATTACATTTTCAGACTAGAAGTAGAAAAGGAAGAAACACTGCCATCtaatttttgttgttttgttcaTAAAGATTTTCATGCCCATAACTATGATAGAAGATAAGCCCTAATAGTAACTTTCTTGGGAAATGAGAAAGACCACATTTTGGCGAACATATTATGTCGCACTCTATCAAAGATTCAAAGCCATCAGCTGCCATTTATTTAGTGCTTGAACTTAATTTGGAGCTAGGATTATGTTTTTCATCACATCAATTAACCAAACCTTATGCTATGATTATTAATGTGTTAGTAAGAGAAAAATATTTGGAGGGTTATAAAATCAGATATCATAGATCGGACTTAATAATCATGAAATTTGTATACCAAATTAATATTAATGTACATATATAATGTGTAAACATACATAAGTGATATGTGTATAAACGTACATGTGCTATTCCATTACACATATCTATACCGAGGCAAATATGCAAGGGGAATGCTAGTAGCTAGCTAGTCTTTCCCATCAACTtactcttttctctttctcatCCTATAATATAATAGTTTCATGATGTACATCACCCTTTAAAACAATAAACGTTTATTGATTAAATACACAGGTTTGGTAATAGTATAGTAAGATTCTGATGACAAAACCTCCACATATCTAATAACAATTAAATACTACGTGGAACTGTGATCTAGAGAATGAACAGTTTCgatgagaaagaagaaagatcGAGAATGGCTGAAAGGGAAGTTTGCTAGTTTTTCTCTATATATGCTAAATGCTAATTCATGAAATGAATCGTAACTGAAAGTTCTCAATCAtaattggttttggttttctttaaGGAAAAGTTCAAGCCAGTAGGGAGAAGAAGAACTACTTATTCCTCCACTACTGGAAGTGCTGCAGCTGGCATCTCCAGGATTGTTAATTAAAGTATCAGCCAAAGGTGTAGGAGTATTAGAAGAGTATGGAGAGTATTCATAAATTTCAGGTGGGTTCTTCTCTGCTTGGCTGAGACTACTGACCATTGAAGTAAAGTTCGTGCATTGACCAATTTCATCAATTTCAGGGACTCCAAAAGTACTGACAGGGGCTTGTGGGTTGTTGTGATGGGGTACTAAGCTTCCATAGTGGAGTGGTTGAGAAGATGAGCTAGCATTTTCAAGTACCAGTTGGGATGAATTTAAAACTGGGAGGTTTTCTTTTATAGGAGGAGGAGCATAACTACCAACACTTGAGTTTAACAAATGTGATTGGAGTACATATTGCTGGCGCAGGTATTGAAGCTTGACCAACTGAGCTACAGCTTCTGCAGCATCAAGTAATGTTGTAGCAAGTTGATCCAACGGCTGAAATTGCAGCGGCAAAAGGTCCTGGAGGTTGGAGAAGAGGTCAGTTCTGGGTTGATGGGTCATCGGATCAATCCCCATCTGGATCAGTTTTTTCTTCAATTGAGTATTCCAGAAATTCTTGATCTCATTGTCAGTTCGTCCGTCTAGATGTGTTGCAATTGCTGACCATCTTGTAGTTAAAATAAGACGAGTCAGTTTGTGATATTCAAAGCATAGAGATAGAAATGAACCTGATCGGATCGAGGAAATTGGTTGAGGAAGTATACTTGTTTCCGAGGATAGAATGGAGATGTAGAATGGTCTGCTCCTCCTCTTGAGAAAAATTACCTCTTTTTATATCAGGTCTTAAGTAATTTGTCCATCTCAACCTACAGCTCTTGCCACATCTGTTGAGACCTGCAATATTAAGAGAAAATATTCATCAAGTTCTTGGAAGTAGTACGTGGTAACCCAAAAATCAAATCTTCTCACGGTATCCGAGTAGTAGATCATCCAAGCTTATAACTTAGTAACAACAACATGTTAGAGATCTTTTTGAGCATAGTGGTAAACCAACAATCCGGCCTTATGGATGGAACAAATCGAAGGCAAACCTGCAAGCTTGGGAAGAGCTCGCCAGCTTCCATGACCGTGTTGTTGGATGTACTGCACAAGCTTTTCATCCTCTTCGGGAGTCCAGGGCCCTTTCTTGAGTCCAGGTTCATCACAACAAGGAGATTTTTCCATTCTGTTTCTTACAGAGAGTTAAACTGAGCCTGGCTCTGGCTGGCAATATATACACAAATGAAACTTTAGAGTTAACATATGATGAAGTTTTAATGCATGGGAGTATGGGACACGCTAAATAAAGAGCGCAACCTTCAGATAAAAATCGCAACGTCAATGTtgcagcttttttttttttttttgagaatgatcaATGTTGCAGCTCGCTGCTTCATTTGTCAGAGAATTCATTCGATCCATGTATTCAAGAAGATTCTTTCGTCATTGTTTGCATGGCTTGCTTCACAATGGATATAGTCAAGCTTAATTACGACATCGATCGATCTTATATATTTCAAAGAGATCATAATGATTTTAGTCTTATGACACTCTTATTAGCTTGTGAAATTGAACATGAATGGCCGACCAAGCTAAGCTTtgccttaatcttcatttaactTATGACATGTTTATTTAGATTGAGACCTTTTAATGGGACACGCTAAATAAAGAGCACAACCTTCAGATAAAAATCGCAATGTCAATGTTGCAGCTCGCTGCTTCATTTGTCAGAGAATTCGATCCATGCATTCAAGAAGATTCTTTCGTCATTGTTTGCATGGCTTCCTTCATTGAGTCAAGCTTAATTACGACATCGATCGATCTTATATATTTTCAAAGAGATCATAATGATTTTAGACTTATTAGCTAGCTTGTGAAATTGAACATGAATGGCCGACCAAGCTAAGCTTTGCCTTAATCTTCATTAACTTATGACATGTTTATTTAGATTGAGACCTTTTAATGGGACACGCTAAATAAAGAGCACAACCTTCAGATAAAAATCGCAACGTCAATGCTTCATTTGTCAGAGAATTGGATCCCATGCATTCAAGAAGATTCTTTCGTCATTGTTTGCATGGCTTGCTTCACAATGGAGTCAAGCTTAATTACGACATCGATCGTTCTTATATATTTTCAAAGATATCATAATGATTTTAGATAGGCCTGGGATCGGTTTGGCTCGGCTCGGGAATGGGCCTATACCGAGACCGGTATCGAGTTTATAGTTGATCCGGTCCAGTTCGGGATGCCGGAATTTCATCTGCAATACCGATTAGTACTGAAACCGGTCGGTTCGGTACTAATCGGTGCCAATCGGTCTCAACTGTTCTGAATAtcaaaatttccagaaacctgTAAAAAATGCAGCATTGTAAATTTGCAAACCTTTCTAATTAGTTCTCCAGTGAACTTCATGCACATTTCTGTCCAAAATGCAAATCAAAGCAGAACTTGGAACTACGAAAGTACAAATAAATAATAAGCAACGACTAAAAATCTAAAATAACTAAATATAGTGGTTAACAAATCAAATAATAAAATCAGATCCAACCACTAATCACTAATCAACTCCAAATTCAAATCAAGCTACACAATCATGCTGCTACAAAGTACAACGCATGaatgaaaacagaaaaatctgagagagtgagagacttACTCGCAGTTTTCCCATCGATTCGGAGTAGAAGGCTTGAAGAATCAAGTTTGAGTCAAATCGAGGCTCTTAACTTCTTCACTCTTGAACTCTGATTTGGTCTCTGTGAGAGGACATGAGAGGACTCAGAGGAGTGACTGAGTGAGAGCCTTCGATTCTTCGATGGAGGGCAGAGAGGAGTGAGGCtcagtttagggtttaggttgtGAGTTGAGAACGGCAAAACGAGAAGCAATTGGGAGTTTAGGGCTAACAATTACGACAAGTCGTGCTTCCTATTTAAAAGATTAGAAAATCGGGTCAGGTCGGACAATACGGTATGTATTTGACCCATATAGATGTGGACCCGTTTACATGCTTTTCGGTACGGTTCGGTTCGGGACTGTGTCGAACTGACTTTGCAGATCGACCCGATCAGTTTCGGCTCGGATCGGACGGTCTCGGTATCAGTTTTTCAGTTTGGAATTCTCAGGCCTAATTTTAGACTTATTAGCTTGTGAATTAATTGAACATGAATGGCCGACCAAGCTAAGCTTTGCCTTAATCTTCTTCTGGTCAAAAGATTATACTTGGGAATATTTAGGGAAGCCAAAACATCTATAGTGGAAGAGTTCAAACCATAAAACAAACTTTGGATTAGCAATACTAGTAAAGTTGCATTTTTTAGAAGAACTAATCATGACACGGGAGATCTATCTCAATCTTACTCAAGTTTAGGGttagtttgttttattttttattttttaatagtTGTGGATAATAATTAGggttagaaattttttttgggtttaattacatataagtgcatctttgaatgttttttagccataaggccaccaactaatTTTAACACTCATAatgccactagattaaaaatggtgttatattttggatataaaaaccaacatatttacataaatgccactagagcaaaaagtcaacaaccattctctctctcccctccggcgaggtctccaGTCAACTCCGGCCGACCTCTAGCCAACTCCGGTGGGTCTCCGGCCGACTTCTGACAAACTTCCGGAGGGTCTCCGGCTaactccggcgaccacaaaagctattgtcactaacaccaaaagctactgtcgcaagcaacaaaagctactctggtgaaATTTCCGGCAACCGCCGGCGagatcacaaaagctactatcactaataacaaaagctactgtcactaacaaaaGCTGCTGTCACTAACAAAAGCTGCTGtaactagcaacaaaagctactctggtgagatttccggtaACCTCCGACGAGGTAACAAAAGTACTGTCACcactcaccagcaacaaaatctactgtcaccaacaaaagctacgctctCAAAAACCAAGAGCTACTATCCCCACCaataaaagctactatcaccaataCCAAAAGCTATTATCACAAGCAACAAACGCTACTGTCACCCACATCAAAAAATTACTCTCACCAGTAACAATAACACTCTCACTATCACTAAAGGTTACTCTCATCAACGCCAAAAGAAATAACCAAGAAGAACAAAAATTGCTACTAAGtagaacaaaagctactccaAGAGACTGAGAAAACTATTCTCAGAGACTAACAAAGCTATGGAAATGTAAATCATCTAGCTAAGTTAAAAATGCTACTGCAATTGAGAAATAAAAACACATTCAATAATACGAAAAGTATGCAGGGTTCAAACAATGATATAACTATGTAAAAAACTACTTCCATAGTTGTAAAAAGCAACTACTATAGTtgtgaaaatctattacaatagttgtacaaagctactgtcaatgttgtaatgctACTGTCATTTTTTCAATGGTGATGCTCTAAACCCATATGCATAATTTTGCCACCTTTAACACGAGACTCATTTCTACATTTATTGGTTGGCCGAATGATCTCTTGGTCAATGGAGGCTTCAATATCCAAATTCATATGTTTTTCGAAATCTACTTCTACAAATGCAAAGGGGACGAATTCTGCAAGAACAAcgatacaacaaaatattagtatttaaaatgaaaattaaaaacaacAATGTACTGCTGCGCCCCAAACGTGGCACTCTTTATCAActagataataaaaaaataagcaatctaaaaagctactgacatgGGTATAAAAAGATACTATAGCACACGTACAAAGCTACTAGACCAGTAATAAAAAGCTACTAACCTAGCTACAGAAAGCTACTATAAAACATGTACAGAGTTATTGGAGTAATaataaaaagctactgacataggtacaaaaaactactatcacaCGTGTACAAAGCTACTGGACTAGTAATGAAAAGCTACTGACATAGAAACTGATTGCATAAAACCAGCTGATTATACATGCTTGATATTTCAAAACACAAATGCTTCTACGGATTCTAATAACCATTGACATCTCAACATGCCTAATCTCAAGGTTATTATCTACATAATGCATAAAGTAAACTTAAataaattagaaaattacacactGCATTCAAACTTTTGAGGGAGGTCTAATAATAAAGCTCAACTGCAACTAGCTAGCAGGCACTACTCAATTGCTATGTGCTTATGAGGTCCAATAGATTTATTAATATGTTCCTTGATTAATGGCATCACCATCTCTCACTTAATGCTTTGCCTTTGTTATAGGTAGATGATATGATAACCAACTCAGCTTTAGCATCATTCATCAAACTCAGCAAACTAACTAGTACTCTTGGCATGGAGATAAAGCCATTGTTAATGCTGATGCTACTGATTGATCATGTATTTCGAGCAAAACAACCAAGTTTCATCACATAAAGAATAATCAAAACAATGATTAACAAGTCCCAGATTggcattaaaataaaaaaaagtctcagattctgcaaattttgagCAAAACAATCATACAATTATAGTAATTTCTTAGATTAAATCACAAGCCATATATACAAAGCCTGTTCACACTTCACACTTTGTAAAACTGAACCAACTCAATTAACAACCAACTAACACTTCAAACCTCACAGGGCGAGCTGAAATCAAAACCTCATCACCGTTCCACACATTGTAAACACATCAAAAATTCGCAATTAACAAGTATAGATATACAACATAATCTTACCGGATTTGACGACATGTTATAATCAGGTTCAGAGCCTTCATCGGAGATCCCGCCGCCGTCGTCGTAAGAAGAAATCGGTATCGGACCAACGCTTCGATCTTGCCGGAACAAATGGCCTCTGAACCCGCTCATCCACCTCCTTCTCCACATCTCGGAAAACGTTGTCTTCACAGGAGAACAAATTGTCGGATAATCAGTCGCTTCGATCTCACCAGAAATCGTCATCGGACCAACGTTTCGATCTCGCCTGAACCATTAGCCGCCAGTGCGAATCGCTGGTGATCGTGCGCTGGCAGATTCGGTCGTGGAGTTCAATTGGCCTCAACGAGTACATCGGCAAGGGATGAGTCTACGcatatatgagagagagagagagagagcaacgaGATTTGGTTTCAAATTTGAACCAGATCAGAATTTTCTTTGAGATATATCTGGAAGGCATAATAGTCCTAGCACAAAAAAGTCATCATGTGTTTTGGTCATGAAATGGCCTTacgaagacaaaaaaaattaggtgGCCTGATGGCTAAATAAAGTCTCAAAATGACACTTATGaataattttctattatttCTTTTGAAAGAGAAACGATAACTTTATTATCAAGCTAACAATATTACAAACATATCTAATATATAGAATGACTCGACTCCCTCTACATGCGTCTTACTACCAAAATACtttaaaaaattagaaatagTACAATGCAAATAAAATTAATCAAATACTTGAATTTGACTATATTATTATCATAACTAAACAATAatattttgattaaaaaaaaaaacagtaatatATGGTCCAAGACCAATCGTTTCGGATCATGACTACTACAGGAGTTGGTACGTAGTTATCTTGAATAAGGTTGGTTGTTAAGGGGCTTATGGATAAGGAGtcactcctatttgtttgctagaaAGTGGCCTTCCGTTGGTactgttagccaaatagtcatcctcaagtataaggggaacaagtaatagtataaggatttaagaaaggttgtcgaacccacgatgATTgaattcctttcactagctagggtgttaacctaGGGAGAGCtaaaatatgcaaatgtacaatcacaaacctaaattcacaagaaaaTCTAGAGTCATgatgagtatgtgcattgtggtggtagtgaGATTGTGTGTTGGATAGAGTGGCGAACCAATTGAAAATAAGTGtccaaatgtaaactaaactacTCTAAGCTAAACTAGaaatataatggatgaagttaggggttgaattgtctaccactaacctccgttgtaagtattgaagttcaaatagaAGTGATGATATTCTAATTTCttaattaccctctttgcatccggataagactaaaaaggcttaaactcctttaatgttatcaattccaaccggataagtctagaattaactacctaagaacaaatcctattactggttaagtctcaat encodes the following:
- the LOC133744210 gene encoding transcription factor MYB93-like is translated as MEKSPCCDEPGLKKGPWTPEEDEKLVQYIQQHGHGSWRALPKLAGLNRCGKSCRLRWTNYLRPDIKRGNFSQEEEQTILHLHSILGNKWSAIATHLDGRTDNEIKNFWNTQLKKKLIQMGIDPMTHQPRTDLFSNLQDLLPLQFQPLDQLATTLLDAAEAVAQLVKLQYLRQQYVLQSHLLNSSVGSYAPPPIKENLPVLNSSQLVLENASSSSQPLHYGSLVPHHNNPQAPVSTFGVPEIDEIGQCTNFTSMVSSLSQAEKNPPEIYEYSPYSSNTPTPLADTLINNPGDASCSTSSSGGISSSSSPYWLELFLKENQNQL